A part of Marinobacter psychrophilus genomic DNA contains:
- the cysG gene encoding siroheme synthase CysG — MDFLPLFFNLNDRQVLLVGGGDIALRKARLLKRAGVGLTVISHAVDEELRALLTDDRDEIILGDYHSDLLEGKTLVVAATDDAELHRQVHAEAVARNIPINVVDTPKLCSFIFPAIVDRSPIVIGITSGGQSPVLARLLRARLETLIPKGYSSLGGLVGRFRDRVKARFNSLNDRRQFWENVLEGQIAEKVFSGRHDEAESMLVSAINRGDAGHKTGEVYLVGAGPGDPELLTFKALRLMQQADVVFYDNLVSPGVLDLCRRDADLIYVGKRRDHHTVPQDDINALLVKHAKLGRRVVRLKGGDPFIFGRGGEELEELKAHGIPFQVVPGITAASACSTYAGIPLTHRGYAQSVKFVTGQLKNRQQALDFKELIQPNQTVVFYMGLHTLPQISAGLMAHGRAPDTPIAIVSHGTSVDQKVLIGTLADIATKQEQAQLPAPALIIVGNVVRLYEKLAWFGETAPSDNITHALGMVRSEARFTEANVA, encoded by the coding sequence ATGGATTTTTTACCACTGTTTTTCAATTTGAACGATCGCCAGGTGTTACTGGTGGGCGGTGGTGATATCGCCCTGCGCAAGGCTCGCCTGCTCAAACGCGCAGGTGTTGGCCTGACTGTGATTTCCCATGCCGTCGATGAGGAACTTCGGGCTCTACTGACCGATGACCGAGACGAGATCATTTTGGGGGATTATCACAGCGACCTGCTGGAGGGGAAAACCTTGGTGGTCGCCGCCACCGACGACGCCGAGTTACACCGTCAGGTTCACGCCGAGGCGGTAGCGCGAAATATCCCCATCAATGTGGTGGATACGCCCAAGCTGTGCAGCTTCATATTTCCGGCCATCGTCGACCGCTCGCCCATTGTGATTGGCATTACCTCCGGGGGGCAGTCACCGGTGCTGGCGCGGCTATTAAGGGCTCGCCTGGAGACCCTTATCCCCAAAGGCTATAGCAGCCTCGGTGGTTTGGTAGGGCGCTTTCGCGATCGGGTTAAGGCGCGTTTCAATTCGCTCAATGACCGGCGTCAATTTTGGGAAAACGTGCTGGAAGGACAAATTGCCGAAAAGGTGTTTTCCGGTCGCCATGACGAAGCCGAATCCATGCTGGTGTCGGCCATCAACCGGGGCGACGCTGGTCATAAAACCGGCGAGGTGTATCTGGTCGGTGCTGGCCCGGGTGATCCAGAGCTGCTGACGTTTAAGGCGCTGCGTCTGATGCAGCAGGCTGACGTGGTGTTTTACGACAATCTGGTATCGCCAGGAGTGCTGGATTTGTGCCGGCGCGACGCCGACCTGATTTACGTCGGCAAGCGTCGAGATCATCACACGGTGCCGCAAGACGACATTAATGCTCTGCTGGTAAAACACGCCAAACTGGGGCGGCGGGTGGTGCGGCTTAAAGGCGGTGATCCGTTTATTTTCGGACGCGGCGGTGAAGAACTGGAAGAGCTCAAAGCCCATGGCATACCATTCCAGGTGGTACCGGGCATTACCGCCGCCAGCGCGTGTTCGACCTACGCCGGCATTCCACTGACCCACCGTGGCTATGCCCAATCAGTCAAGTTTGTAACCGGCCAGTTAAAAAATCGACAACAAGCCCTCGATTTCAAAGAACTGATACAGCCCAATCAAACAGTCGTGTTCTATATGGGGCTGCACACACTGCCGCAAATCAGTGCCGGCCTGATGGCTCATGGCCGGGCGCCAGATACACCGATTGCCATTGTCTCCCACGGTACCTCAGTCGATCAGAAAGTGCTGATTGGCACTTTGGCCGATATCGCCACCAAACAGGAGCAGGCTCAGCTGCCGGCGCCCGCGTTGATTATTGTGGGAAACGTAGTTCGCCTTTACGAAAAGCTGGCTTGGTTTGGTGAGACTGCGCCCAGCGACAACATTACCCACGCCTTGGGCATGGTGCGCAGCGAGGCCAGGTTCACTGAGGCAAACGTGGCCTGA
- a CDS encoding phosphoadenosine phosphosulfate reductase domain-containing protein, with the protein MKLDVATANQQLANNRPQEIIAWALTQALNPVVTTNFGPYEAVILHMAVQARPDIQVIWIDSGYNTSATYRFAEKLIAQLKLNVSTFIPQQTAARRNVLMQGIPEIDQPLHEEFTRQVKLEPFARALAEIQPDVWFNAIRKDQTDFRQSLDIVSTSKSGIVKVAPLFNLTSADLNAYLAAHQLPDEHDYFDPTKALETRECGLHTKL; encoded by the coding sequence ATGAAGCTTGATGTGGCTACGGCCAACCAACAGCTTGCCAACAACCGGCCCCAAGAAATCATAGCGTGGGCCTTAACGCAGGCGCTCAATCCCGTCGTCACGACCAACTTCGGTCCTTACGAAGCCGTGATCCTGCACATGGCGGTTCAAGCCCGGCCGGACATCCAGGTGATATGGATCGATTCGGGTTACAACACCTCTGCCACTTATCGTTTTGCAGAAAAACTGATTGCCCAACTGAAGCTGAATGTGAGCACGTTTATACCGCAGCAGACCGCTGCCCGGCGCAACGTGCTGATGCAGGGCATACCAGAGATTGACCAGCCGCTGCACGAGGAATTTACCCGCCAAGTGAAGTTGGAACCCTTCGCTAGGGCCCTGGCAGAAATTCAACCGGATGTGTGGTTTAACGCCATCCGCAAAGACCAAACCGACTTTCGCCAATCGCTGGACATCGTCTCCACCAGCAAAAGCGGCATTGTGAAAGTGGCACCTTTATTTAACCTGACCAGCGCCGACCTGAATGCCTACCTGGCCGCACACCAATTGCCCGACGAACACGATTATTTCGATCCCACCAAAGCTCTGGAAACCCGCGAGTGCGGGTTACACACTAAGCTCTGA
- a CDS encoding DUF934 domain-containing protein — MPLLIDQRIVTEDPWQLLDQAALDEGSPIPENGPIAVPIIWYRQHREALQQRNSPLGVIVNGDDDLAALYADHSQLDLIAIEFPTFRDGRGFSIARQLVRSGFNRQIRALGHVTRDRLALMQSSGFNAFAINDERFQTDHLQAFSEISVNYQGTTADPRPIFRR, encoded by the coding sequence ATGCCACTGCTCATTGACCAGCGCATTGTGACCGAAGACCCCTGGCAGTTACTTGATCAGGCGGCTCTCGACGAGGGATCACCAATACCCGAAAATGGGCCTATTGCTGTACCCATCATTTGGTATCGGCAACACCGGGAAGCACTGCAACAGCGCAACAGCCCGCTGGGCGTGATCGTGAATGGTGATGATGATCTGGCGGCGTTATACGCCGACCACAGCCAACTCGACCTGATTGCCATCGAGTTCCCGACGTTTCGCGATGGCCGCGGATTCAGCATCGCCCGCCAGTTGGTGCGTAGCGGTTTTAATCGGCAAATTCGAGCTCTGGGCCATGTTACCCGCGATCGCCTGGCGCTAATGCAAAGCTCCGGATTTAACGCCTTTGCCATCAATGACGAGCGTTTCCAAACCGATCATCTTCAGGCATTTTCCGAGATTAGCGTAAATTATCAGGGTACGACAGCGGATCCGCGGCCGATTTTTCGTCGCTAA
- a CDS encoding nitrite/sulfite reductase → MYQYNQIDQTLVDERVEQFRDQTRRFLKGELPEDEFSALRLMNGLYIQRQAPMLRVAVPYGLLSSTQMRKLAHVARTYDRGYGHFTTRTNIQFNWPELAAVPDILAELAQVQMHAIQTSGNCIRNTTTDPYAGVAENELEDPRPYCEIIRQWSTLHPEFAYLPRKFKIAVTGATEDRAASQVHDIGLQMVQNADGEIGFEVLVGGGLGRTPIIGKSIRKFLPKQHLLSYLDAILRVYNLKGRRDNKYKARIKILVEALGPDEFRRLVEEEWAHIRDGELTLTDAEIARAKSFFTLPDYDANAANADAHASLGDSLATDIEFNAWYRHNTLAHRVDGYRIAIVSLKPYLEAPGDITDSQMDAVADLADRYSFGETRATHHQNLVLTDVREGDLYAVWQALAANNLARSNIGTLTDMIVCPGFDFCSLANARTLNISDQINEHFDDMDHLYDLGEIRLNMSGCINACAHHHVADIGILGVDKKGEDWYQISLGGSSKEDARLGKILGRSVPASDVALTVEKILAVYVDQRRENESFAQVVLRVGIKPFKERVYATAH, encoded by the coding sequence ATGTATCAGTACAATCAGATTGACCAGACACTGGTCGACGAACGGGTGGAGCAATTTCGTGACCAAACCCGCCGGTTTCTGAAGGGCGAACTGCCGGAGGATGAATTTTCTGCGCTGCGGCTGATGAACGGCCTTTACATTCAGCGCCAGGCTCCCATGCTGCGTGTGGCTGTCCCTTACGGACTGTTATCATCAACCCAGATGCGCAAGTTGGCCCACGTTGCCCGCACTTACGACCGCGGCTATGGCCACTTCACCACTCGCACCAACATTCAGTTCAACTGGCCAGAGTTAGCAGCGGTACCAGATATTCTGGCGGAACTGGCTCAGGTGCAGATGCACGCCATTCAAACCTCGGGCAATTGCATTCGTAACACCACCACCGACCCCTACGCCGGTGTAGCGGAAAACGAACTTGAAGATCCGCGCCCTTACTGCGAAATTATCCGCCAGTGGTCCACCCTGCATCCAGAATTTGCTTACTTGCCGCGGAAATTCAAAATTGCCGTCACCGGCGCAACAGAAGACCGCGCAGCGTCTCAGGTGCACGATATTGGCCTGCAAATGGTGCAAAACGCCGATGGCGAAATAGGCTTTGAAGTACTGGTCGGCGGGGGGCTGGGCCGGACGCCCATCATCGGCAAGAGCATTCGTAAGTTCCTGCCCAAACAGCATCTGTTGTCGTATCTGGACGCCATCTTGCGGGTGTACAACCTCAAAGGCCGCCGCGACAACAAGTATAAGGCGCGCATCAAGATTCTGGTGGAGGCTCTGGGCCCTGACGAATTCCGCCGCCTGGTCGAGGAGGAATGGGCCCACATCCGCGATGGCGAGTTGACACTCACCGATGCCGAAATTGCCCGAGCCAAATCGTTTTTCACTCTACCTGATTACGATGCCAACGCCGCCAATGCCGACGCCCATGCGTCTTTAGGCGATTCACTGGCAACCGACATCGAGTTTAACGCCTGGTACCGCCACAACACTCTGGCTCACCGGGTTGACGGTTACCGCATTGCCATTGTTTCGCTGAAACCGTATTTGGAAGCCCCTGGCGACATCACCGATAGCCAGATGGATGCGGTTGCAGACCTGGCTGATCGTTACAGCTTTGGCGAAACTCGCGCCACCCACCATCAGAATTTGGTGCTGACCGATGTGCGCGAGGGCGACCTTTATGCAGTATGGCAGGCGCTGGCGGCGAACAATCTGGCGCGTTCCAACATTGGCACGCTGACCGACATGATTGTGTGCCCGGGGTTTGATTTTTGCTCGCTGGCCAACGCCCGCACGTTGAACATTTCGGACCAGATCAATGAGCATTTTGACGATATGGATCATCTGTACGATCTAGGCGAAATCCGACTAAACATGTCTGGTTGCATCAACGCCTGTGCCCATCACCACGTCGCCGACATCGGCATTCTGGGCGTGGATAAAAAGGGCGAAGACTGGTATCAGATTTCACTCGGCGGGTCGTCTAAAGAAGACGCACGCCTGGGCAAGATTCTAGGAAGGTCGGTACCGGCGAGCGACGTTGCTCTCACCGTGGAAAAAATTCTGGCCGTGTACGTTGACCAGCGCCGCGAAAACGAATCGTTTGCGCAGGTAGTGCTACGTGTGGGCATCAAACCTTTTAAGGAACGTGTGTATGCCACTGCTCATTGA